The Limanda limanda chromosome 13, fLimLim1.1, whole genome shotgun sequence region GACCTACAAATGTCATTCCTTCCTGGTTGGTCATGGAAACTTGTCTGAAAAATACCAATCCGATGCCTTGAGTATGTGTCACGACTTGAAGGAAATGTGGGGCACACTCTTACAAAGCACCGATCCCAGGGCTGACAGTGATGTGTTCTTGTTGTTCAGGATTCGTTCCAGACACTGAAGAGGTgggtgaaggagctgaaggaACACGGCCCAGAGGACATTGTCGTAGCCATAGCAGGAAACAAGAACGATTTAGGAGACATCAGGTGGGAGGACTTTCTTCTCTTAGACTGTCATAACTGTATAAGAATAAAAGAGCTTTGAGGAAACTTAAAGTGACTCTAACGATACATATACAGTTTAACTTAATCTTCTTTGGACTCTTTTATGACTGCATCCCTTCTTTTAAGGcgctgttcagacctggtattaacatctgtccttaAAGATCCGGTCACAAGGGAACAGATCCCATTTTGTCTGTTCACATCTGGCATTAAGAtgtgtcctcagtgtgttttctgtgaccTTGAGATCATATCTCGCTTCCCAGCTCTACATACACGCAAACATAATTTCTGTTCAATAAGATCAAATTAGGTTGGTTTAGCAGAGTCTGAGTTTAAAGATGTGTCTGTCGTcaaggattgtgtgtgtgtgtctctgtgtaccGGCACAAACGAGAGATAGAGAGGAGAATCAGGAGGGACTGATGGAATCAATTTGCCGATTTAACCCATTAGAAAATAACTAAAATCATTACTTGTGGCTCAGTGTTGGTATTGTGAAAGTagccacaaacaaatcaacgtGTAGGCACAGAGAAGTGTAAGAATACCTGAGATTTATTGTGAAACTGGCCTATCTTTTGCATATTTGCcccagcaccataataagcatatttgaatatttgcactactgcacaaattgaacattcatctgtaaagatatatatttagatgtatatattttattttctattttaaatttttgatattctatttcattgttattctgttttattcttttttattctattttatactatttctatttttattttatttttttgggttgaaattggtgagcattgcttaaagagagtgtgtgacccaagcatttcattgacagtaactacttcatgttatctctgttcatttgacaataaaaaatcttgatcTTGAATCTATCAGAGATGTCAGcttcttcatatgtggcccaggatgcaCTTGCATTCACACCTGTACCTTGAGCTGACCTGCTGTGATTGATACAGTTTAATGTTTCTCATAAAAACCATTAACTTATGTACTTTGGTTTCCCTCTCTTTCACAGGGAAGTTCCAATGAAGGAAGCGAAGGAGTTTGCTGAATCAATTGCAGCAATTTTCATCGAGACGAGCGCCAGAAATGCTGTTAATGTCGAGGAGCTCTTTCAGAAAATCAGTAGGTTTcatgtctctgtgctgtgtctGTATCACGTGTGTGTGGAAACTGTTtaactggagagagagagattttgctATTTGCTCAAAGCATAAAAAAAGACTGATGTTTAAAGTATGTAAACTAGACTTTAACTTagattaaccctaaccctgtccTGGTGTGTTTTAGGTAAACAGATTCCACCTCTGGAGAATCCTGACGTGGACAGCAACGAATCCTTCCAACTCAACCGGCAGCCCGCTCTGTCTGCCAGGAGATGCTGCTAGTACCAACAGAGGAGATGACTTCCTTCAGCGTCAGGGACCCCACCAGCACTGCTCATCGTCCACAACATGCACGCTGTCTTACTCCAGGTGAAGGACAGGCCAGTGCACAGACAGATGTCCCCTTGCACATGACGTTCACCTGCAACATGAGACAGAAAACCTGCCAGCAGTGTTAATATGGGTCGTTAGGAAGCAGGAAACATTCAGTTTGTCCCCCTCAGGTGGTATTTTGCCTGCATTACATTAAGATTTTTGCGATTTAATACGAAAGCTCATTACAAAAGGCAGTTTTATCCCACTATCGTTATTAATTTTAAAATTTAACACAAAGTATTCACAAGCCACCTGGGTGATGAGCTCTATGAAGCTGGGTTTCGGCTGCTGATGCACCTACAGTTTTATTGCAAGAGTCAACTGCTCTGTAGATTTCCATTGCACTGTGGCTCTTCAattgcacaaacacatttaatgaacatttttatattgAATTTGTAGTATCAAGTCCACACTTTTGCTTCTCGTGgagcttttgtgtttgtgtctgtctctcgTATATATAGATTTCTTTTGTTGAATATTTGTATAAGAGGATGTTGAGGTCGAACTTCGGACGAGAATTCAGTTGTGTAGCTCTGACGCAGCGGCTTTACATTCCACTCTTTTGTCCATTTGCTGCGTAAGTGTTTGACTGTATTGCTGCAGAATATCCAGCTTAGAGGCCTTACTTGTACTAGCAGTGTGTTACCCCCCTCTTCAAACACTGTGACCAATGCTAGGATTGTTTACATAGTGAGTTGTTAAAGATGTTTTCTACATGCTGAAGTGTGTTGTCTTGAGATTTCACTACAGGGAATGACTGTATACAACTGCCAAACATAAGAAGTATCTCTACCTGAAAAAGGGTCACATTTAATACTGTTCGGGAAGTGAAAAgacctgcatgtgttttattcttaatgtgtctgcagctgtttgtgtttaaaaaaaacccttttgttttgtgtctactAACCAAAGTCGATAAGAATTACGGGAATATATTCGTGCAAAAAAGTGGAAATGTGCTAAAAATGAAAGTCCCTTAGCAAGATTTTCAAAAATGAGATTAAGAGTGTTTGCTGCTGTTTCGTTTGCAGCATTGCTCTTGGATTTGACCACTCGAGAAATGTTAAACAGCACTTTTACTACATTGACCACAGTATTAGTTACAAGTCCTTTTAAATGTTGAAAGTTACAGTTACTTCATAACAATTGTGATTGATAGATTAACATGGACAACGTGGATTTAAATGTTATCAGTATTCTGGTTCCACATTTCATTACCCTTAAAAACgtctttatatttattcattgtttggTTTAGTGGAGCCCAGTTAATAATGCAGTTGTAGTCTAGTTTTACCAACAGGTACCGTTCCATGTACGCAAAGTCCCATTAAACTGCATTTAACAATCTACCAATTAATGATAATGTGATGCAGAGTATGTCAAAGTTCACTAGCAGTTCAAGTtcaagttttgttttgtatGCAATCTGGCTTGACctcacttccacacacacagacaaggacATATTGAGAAAAGACCTTTCATGTGAGGTTACTTGTTGCCATTTCCAACCAGAACTTTATGTCCTCCACACAAGTGCCTTTGTTTTTCTAAACAAATTTGTCATGGCTAAAAAAGGCGTCATTcaagaataatgtatgaattaCTAAATCTGTACAGACTATCTGTACATATAACAGATAACAGACAGTTACCTGCAGCAATCCTTAGACTGTGTCCCTCAAGTCATGCTTCCCTGTATCCTCTTTTTAACTTTTGTATATTAATCAATGTAATAAAGAAGTAATTATTCTACTTTTCCTCTATCTGTGTTATTCTCTTCCTGGACCGACAAAGGACTCAGTGATTTTATATCTTAACTTGTGTTCAAAGAGACCAGGAAAATGGGCCAAAGAAGATGGTACTCATTAACAAAAGGTCAGAACTTGGATTAACTCCCTGACGTCATGAGAACATAGTTTTCATTCCCACTTACCCACGATGCCCCCAGAAATTTAAAATTTACACAACTTGTTTGCACAGTGAAGGAGAGGCCTTTGCTCCAGTTACTGCAAATTGCATTATGTGGTAAAAGTTAACCTTGCTTTTATCACTTTACCTAAAACGACCTATATTTGACACGTTGCTCTCTTTTTAACTCTTtcgtaaaaaaaggtttttattaaGTGACGGTTCTCTCCCACAACCTTTCAGCTTTAAACCCGAAATTAGAAACACCTagcaaatgagtgtgtgttattttggtACATGTTCATTTATGTTATCATGGAATTTCGTTAAGCTGTAAACGGCACAGATTCCCTGCAGGAAGGGGCATTCCACAGGGTCCTTATCAGTACACTGCAGCCATCAGTGTCAGCGGTGAGTACACTGGGATATACAGAGTTCAAACTGAGACAAAAACACTGTAAGAAACACCAGGAGTCCCACAAATACGCAATGTACTTcttatttcttttcactttaaTGTTGCTTCAcctaagtcagtttttttgcaaCTAGCCTCAAAAGCTATAAGACAAATTGATCAAGCGTTTGTTAACTTAttgacacaaacaaagaaacacagcaaTTTGATAAGATTTAACTTTTCAATTAGCATGAATGATGTAAACTACAAAGAATTATATTTCACAGTTTTCGATAGAGtaattttgcaaaaacaaaacactgtatGTACATCATACTCACCTTATGTGGTGGTGTGTATAGAAATTATCGAACATAATAGTCAGAGGTACCAGATAATTGTTGGGTGGCTCCTCTGAAAGTTTGTGCAAACTTCATTTACCTGAAgaacaacttttaaaaacaatgaGAGCAACACGTAGTGAAACCAGGGTTTGAAACTGCATTTAACAGGACTGACATGTTTTTCTAACAAAATAATACTGTATGTACATGATAAACACcttatgtagttgtttgtatAGAAATGATGGAACATAATATTCAGAGGTACCAGATAA contains the following coding sequences:
- the rab31 gene encoding ras-related protein Rab-31; protein product: MAIRELKVCLLGDTGVGKSSIVCRFVQDHFDHNISPTIGASFLTKTVPCGHELHKFLIWDTAGQERFHSLAPMYYRGSAAAVIVYDITKLDSFQTLKRWVKELKEHGPEDIVVAIAGNKNDLGDIREVPMKEAKEFAESIAAIFIETSARNAVNVEELFQKISKQIPPLENPDVDSNESFQLNRQPALSARRCC